In the genome of uncultured Sphaerochaeta sp., the window ATTCAATATCCGCACGCCACCTGAGTGGATCGGTCTTCGCAATTATCTGGTTATGTTTGTCGGCACAGACCGGTTGCCCAAGGATGAGAGATTTCTCAATTCCATGCTGGTAACCTTCAGATTTGTTTTTGTTTCGGTTCCGCTCAAGCTGGTTTTTGCCTTGGCAGTCGCGATGCTGATGAACAAGAAACTCAAGCTTATCCCCCTGTATCGGGCACTGTACTACATTCCGACCTTGCTCGGCGGTTCAGTGGCCATAGCGGTGTTGTGGCGGCGTCTGTTCGCAGGTGACGGCCTGATCAACATGATCCTGTCCACGGTGTTCAACTTAGAAAACCTGCCGGCGTGGATTTCAAATCCCAAGTACGCACTCTCTACCCTGATCCTACTGGCTGTCTGGCAATTCGGGTCCCCGATGATCATCTTTCTGGCTGGGTTGCAGCAGATACCGCGTGAATACTATGAGGCTTCCAGTGTTGATGGGGCGGGTAAGATCAGGCAGTTCCTTGCCATCACCTTGCCATCCCTCTCTCCTATCATTTTTTTCAATTTCGTGATGCAGATGATCAGTGCTTTCCAGTCTTTCACCCAAGCTTTCATAGTCAGTGGAGGTTCAGGGGGTCCTTTGGATTCAACAATGTTCTATAGTCTTTACCTCTACATCAAGGGCTTCGGGTTCTCGGAGATGGGCTATGCAGCTGCCATGGCATGGGTGCTGCTCATCATCATAGCCGGTCTGACGGCCCTTTCGTTCAGGGCCTCGGGAAACTTGGTTTCCTACGGAAGCGGGGAGTAAGGCCATGCATACACGTAAGGACCAATTCGGAAGACTCTTGCTCAACGCCTTCATCATCGCACTGGGTTTGGGAATGCTGTATCCAATCCTCTGGTTGATCGGAGCTTCCTTCAAGCCAAGCAACATGATTTTCACCGACCCGGGCATCTGGCCGAAAGTCTTCACCAGCGAGAACTACCTCAACGGATGGAAGGGTATCGGCATCGTGGGGTTTGATACCTTCTTCAAGAACTCCTTCGTCATCTGCCTGCTCAGTGCTTTCGCGAATGCCATGTTCTGTTCCCTTACTGCCTATGCATTTGCAAGGCTGAATTTCATCGGGAAGAAGTTCTGGTTCGCTGTCATGATGATCACCCTGATGCTCCCTTCCCATGTGACCACCATCCCGCGCTACATCATGTTTCGCAATTTTGGATGGATCAATACCTTTCTTCCGATCATTGTTCCCAAATTCTTTGCTACCGATGCATTTTTCATCTTTCTTCTGGTGCAGTTCATCAGAGGGTTGCCGAGAGATATCGATGAGTCTGCCTTGATGGATGGCTGCAGCAAATTCGGTATCTATGTAAGGATCATCATGCCGTTGACGGTTCCGGCACTGATTACAACCTTGCTCTTCTCATTTCTCTGGACGTGGGATGATTTCTTCAACCAGCTGCTCTATCTCACCAGTCCGAACCGATACACAGTCCCGATGGGATTGCGTTTGTTCCTGGACTCCTCGGGTATGTCTTCGTGGGGACCGATGTTCGCCATGTCTGTGCTTTCCCTGATTCCGGCGTTCATCCTTTTCTTTTCCCTGCAGAAGTATTTTGTCCGGGGTATCGCGACTACTGGAATCAAGGGGTAATTGTATCCCTTATGTTTGTAAGGAGGATTTTATGAAAAAAGCAGTATTGGTAATGCTTTTCATCGCACTAAGTGTTTCTCTGGTCTTTGGTGCAGGCACCAAGGAGCAGGCAACTTCTACTGGGGATGGAACAACCACCATTCGCTGGGCCTACTGGGGCAGCGGTGAGCGTGTGACTATCAGTCAGGAAGCGATTGACCTGTACCAGAGTCGCCATCCCAACGTCAAGGTCAACCCTGAGGTCTCCGGTGGAGCAGGGGATCACTTCGTGAAGGTAGATACCCAACTTGCTGGTGGAGACGGTCCGGACATCATCCAGATGGGCGGCAACATCTACGACTATGCAAGTGTTCTGCTTCCTTTGGACAGCTATTCGGGCAATCTGCTTGACACAGCAGTCATTGACCCCAGCGCTGTAGCCAGTGGGACCATTGGCGGCAAGTTGCTCGGTGTTTCCACCGGTGTAACCATGCCTGCCCTTGTGTACAACAAGTCACTTATCGAGAGAGTCGGAGCTCCGCTTCCCAAGCCTTCCATGACGTATGATGAATTCCGTGCTTATCTCATGGTGCTCAAGAGCAAGCTTCCCTCCGGTGTGTATCCGATGCAGGATATTGGTGTCATGTCCACCAACTCCACTCCCTTCGGGTATTGGACTCGCTATAATGGCACCCCGTTGTACACTGCCGCTACGTCTTCCACTTCCGTTACTGCCAAGGATGCACAGAAGTATCTTGAGTTGTTTGCCGACTACCGCAAGAACGGACTCATTCCTCCTCCGGATGTAGCTGCCGGATATGCAGAAAGCAATGCAGACTCTTCGGCCCTGATTGCCGGAAAAGCAGCCATCGGTTATCTGTACACAAACCAGCTTTCCGGGTATCAGGCTGCAACCACCGATGAGCTTGCTCTCATTGAGTTCCCCGGAGCTGCGGCAACCAAGGCTCTGTGGCAGGCTCCCAGCCAGTTCTATACGGTCAACAAGGACTCAAAGAATGCTGATGAGACGGTCAAGTTCATCAACTTCCTGGTCAATGATCCAGAGGCTGCCCGCATTCTGGGAAGCAACCGTGGTACTTCAGCATCCGCCTCTGCACGTGCAAGTGGGGCATCCAGCCCTGTTGACCAGAAGATCCTGGACTACATGCAGGTTGCAGGACCCCACTCCTCCTTGGAGACTGATCACGTACCGAACGACACTGAGTTCAACAGTACGTTGTTCCTGATCTACCAAAGAGTAGCTTTCGGACAAATCACTCCTGCTGCAGGTGGACAGCAAATCTACGAGTTGCTGCTGCGTCTTATTGCAAAGTAACCGTATCGTTGGAAGATTTCTCTGGGGGCGGAAACGCCCCCTATTTTTTCGGGTATTGCGGGTATGCAGATGCTGACTTTTGAAACCAAATAGAGTATACCTCTACAAAATGAACAATAGAACGACAC includes:
- a CDS encoding sugar ABC transporter permease, which produces MADLHRRKVWRENLSSYAFLTPWLLGFLVLTLYPMFYSLYLSFTKFNIRTPPEWIGLRNYLVMFVGTDRLPKDERFLNSMLVTFRFVFVSVPLKLVFALAVAMLMNKKLKLIPLYRALYYIPTLLGGSVAIAVLWRRLFAGDGLINMILSTVFNLENLPAWISNPKYALSTLILLAVWQFGSPMIIFLAGLQQIPREYYEASSVDGAGKIRQFLAITLPSLSPIIFFNFVMQMISAFQSFTQAFIVSGGSGGPLDSTMFYSLYLYIKGFGFSEMGYAAAMAWVLLIIIAGLTALSFRASGNLVSYGSGE
- a CDS encoding carbohydrate ABC transporter permease, translated to MHTRKDQFGRLLLNAFIIALGLGMLYPILWLIGASFKPSNMIFTDPGIWPKVFTSENYLNGWKGIGIVGFDTFFKNSFVICLLSAFANAMFCSLTAYAFARLNFIGKKFWFAVMMITLMLPSHVTTIPRYIMFRNFGWINTFLPIIVPKFFATDAFFIFLLVQFIRGLPRDIDESALMDGCSKFGIYVRIIMPLTVPALITTLLFSFLWTWDDFFNQLLYLTSPNRYTVPMGLRLFLDSSGMSSWGPMFAMSVLSLIPAFILFFSLQKYFVRGIATTGIKG
- a CDS encoding extracellular solute-binding protein; translation: MKKAVLVMLFIALSVSLVFGAGTKEQATSTGDGTTTIRWAYWGSGERVTISQEAIDLYQSRHPNVKVNPEVSGGAGDHFVKVDTQLAGGDGPDIIQMGGNIYDYASVLLPLDSYSGNLLDTAVIDPSAVASGTIGGKLLGVSTGVTMPALVYNKSLIERVGAPLPKPSMTYDEFRAYLMVLKSKLPSGVYPMQDIGVMSTNSTPFGYWTRYNGTPLYTAATSSTSVTAKDAQKYLELFADYRKNGLIPPPDVAAGYAESNADSSALIAGKAAIGYLYTNQLSGYQAATTDELALIEFPGAAATKALWQAPSQFYTVNKDSKNADETVKFINFLVNDPEAARILGSNRGTSASASARASGASSPVDQKILDYMQVAGPHSSLETDHVPNDTEFNSTLFLIYQRVAFGQITPAAGGQQIYELLLRLIAK